A genome region from Fusarium musae strain F31 chromosome 5, whole genome shotgun sequence includes the following:
- a CDS encoding hypothetical protein (EggNog:ENOG41), which translates to MSKTDQKACLIVIDGWGIPSVDSPKDGDAITNAKTPVMDALYKDSKGYTELEASSLAVGLPEGLMGNSEVGHLNIGAGRVVWQDVVRIDQTIKNGQLAQNDVIKKTFQSVAAGNGRLHLCGLVSHGGVHAKQTHLYALLKVAKEYGVPKVFIHFFGDGRDTDPKSGAGYMQELVDTAKEIGIGEIGTVVGRYFAMDRDKRWDRLEIALKGLVLGEGEASEDPVATVKARYERGGDLDRDEFLTPIIVGGDERRIKDDDTVFFFNYRSDRVRQITQLLGDVDRSPLPDFKYPKIKPLVTMTQYKGDYPFEVAFRPQHMGNVLAEWLGKQNVEQVHIAETEKYAHVTFFFNGGVEKVFPLETRDQSQDLVPSNKSVATYDLAPEMSADGVADQVVKRLGEQKFPFVMNNFAPPDMVGHTGVYDAAVIGCEATDKAIGKILEGCKKEGYVLFITADHGNAEEMKFPDGKPKTSHTTNKVPLLMANYPEGWSLKKTDEGVLGDVAPTVLAAMGLPQPEEMTGKSLLQKA; encoded by the exons ATGTCCAAGACTGATCAAAAAGCCTGCCTCA TCGTCATTGACGGTTGGGGCATTCCCTCTGTCGACAGCCCCAAGGACGGCGatgccatcaccaacgccaagaCCCCCGTCATGGACGCTCTCTACAAGGACTCCAAGGGCTACACTGAGCTCGAGGCCTCGTCGCTGGCGGTGGGACTTCCCGAGGGTCTCATGGGTAACTCTGAGGTTGGACACTTGAACATTGGTGCTGGTCGCGTTGTGTGGCAGGACGTCGTCCGAATCGACCAGACCATCAAGAACGGCCAGCTGGCCCAGAATGATGTTATCAAGAAGACTTTCCAGAGTGTTGCTGCTGGAAACGGCCGACTACACCTCTGCGGTCTTGTCTCCCACGGTGGTGTG CACGCCAAGCAAACCCACCTTTACGCCCTCCTCAAGGTTGCCAAGGAGTATGGTGTGCCCAAGGTCTTCATCCACTTCTTCGGTGATGGCCGTGACACCGACCCTAAGTCCGGCGCCGGCTATATGCAGGAACTTGTCGATACTGCCAAGGAGATTGGCATCGGTGAGATCGGTACCGTTGTTGGCCGATACTTCGCCATGGACCGCGATAAGCGTTGGGACCGCCTCGAGATCGCCCTTAAGGGTCTTGTCCTCGGTGAGGGTGAGGCCTCTGAGGACCCCGTTGCTACCGTCAAGGCTCGATATGAGCGAGGTGGTGATCTTGATAGGGATGAGTTCCTCACTCCCATCATTGTTGGTGGCGATGAGCGCCGCATCAAGG ATGACGATactgtcttcttcttcaactatCGATCCGACCGTGTCCGCCAGATCACCCAGCTTCTGGGCGATGTTGATCGATCTCCTCTTCCCGACTTCAAGTACCCCAAGATCAAGCCCCTTGTCACCATGACTCAATACAAGGGTGACTACCCCTTCGAGGTTGCTTTCAGGCCCCAGCACATGGGTAACGTCCTCGCCGAGTGGTTGGGCAAGCAAAACGTTGAGCAGGTCCATATTGCTGAGACCGAGAAGTATGCTCACGTCACCTTTTTCTTCaacggtggtgttgagaaggtctTCCCTCTCGAAACCCGTGATCAGTCCCAGGATCTTGTCCCCTCCAACAAGTCCGTTGCTACCTACGATCTTGCACCTGAGATGTCTGCCGATGGTGTTGCCGACCAGGTCGTCAAGCGCCTGGGTGAGCAGAAATTCCCATTCGTCATGAACAACTTTGCCCCTCCTGACATGGTTGGTCATACTGGTGTATATGACGCTGCCGTCATCGGCTGTGAGGCCACCGACAAGGCCATTGGAAAGATTCTCGAGGGCTGTAAGAAGGAGGGCTacgtcctcttcatcacagcCGATCACGGCAACGCTGAGGAAATGAAATTCCCTGATGGAAAGCCGAAGACTAGCCATACCACAAACAAGGTGCCCCTCCTCATGGCCAACTACCCCGAGGGCTGGAGCCTCAAGAAGACCGACGAGGGTGTCCTCGGTGATGTTGCCCCTACCGTGCTTGCTGCCATGGGTCTGCCTCAGCCCGAGGAGATGACTGGCAAGTCCCTTCTCCAAAAAGCTTAA